A stretch of the Chitinophaga sp. Cy-1792 genome encodes the following:
- a CDS encoding RNA polymerase sigma-70 factor: MSQYNQPSECSWVQLQHDAGAFEAFFRSRAPGLCAYVYKIVKDKPAAEDIVQDFFSRLWQKRAEIIITGTPDSYAYRAVHNAALNFLRDNKVVTGEIPEVVEMEDSVLEQELIHQRRVAQLQAVIARLPEQCRIIVEKVCLERRKYKDVAEELGISVFTVRNQVGKAYEILRNNIFLELICLLLAGLLK, encoded by the coding sequence TTGAGTCAGTATAACCAACCATCGGAATGCTCGTGGGTGCAGCTGCAACACGATGCCGGGGCTTTTGAGGCGTTTTTCAGAAGTCGGGCGCCGGGGTTATGTGCCTATGTTTACAAGATTGTTAAGGACAAGCCTGCGGCGGAGGATATAGTACAGGATTTTTTTTCCCGGTTATGGCAGAAGCGTGCGGAGATAATAATAACGGGTACTCCGGATAGTTATGCCTATAGGGCGGTGCATAATGCCGCATTAAATTTTCTGAGAGATAATAAAGTAGTTACAGGGGAGATTCCTGAGGTGGTGGAGATGGAAGATTCAGTACTGGAGCAGGAGTTGATACATCAGCGGCGGGTGGCGCAGTTACAGGCGGTGATTGCGCGTTTGCCGGAGCAGTGCAGGATAATAGTGGAGAAGGTTTGTCTGGAGCGGCGGAAGTACAAGGATGTGGCGGAGGAGTTGGGGATTTCGGTATTTACGGTACGAAACCAGGTTGGCAAGGCTTACGAGATCTTGCGGAATAATATTTTTTTGGAGCTGATATGCTTACTACTGGCGGGTTTGTTGAAATAG
- a CDS encoding FecR domain-containing protein, with protein sequence MEQKDIEILSALLSGELQPDDITVQQWVNNAPERQVLLSEPGCIRELLEALRLQQSFDTDGMWGRIVGGEQVEAKGADGLRDSGVAAGGRSVADSGHKYTDSKESVSRRELRPVAYEPPSRYNITAMLYGVAAGLFLGLTIWWLQRSDLKVRQEPPVKEIVKAAQLPNTNRAMLQAGGETVVLSGGDSSFNLGGNDVRLDHGNISVVAAKVVNYTLTTPRGANYQVRLPDGSVVWLNASSSITYPSVFEGNTREVAVSGEAYFDIAADASSAFIVKTGTQEIKVLGTAFNINNYPENAGIYTTLISGKVQVSAAGKSALLLPGEQAVYASGNIQTSDVDAAAFSSWKDGWIRFKNQPLADILATVSRWYDVDIHADKQQISTQYFTCYIDKQQSLAEVINSLNSSTNQFSFLLKEGIITVTKK encoded by the coding sequence ATGGAACAAAAGGATATTGAAATACTGTCAGCATTGCTGAGCGGGGAGTTGCAGCCGGATGATATTACGGTGCAGCAATGGGTGAATAATGCTCCGGAGCGGCAGGTATTATTATCAGAACCTGGTTGTATCAGGGAGTTGCTGGAGGCGCTACGGTTGCAGCAGTCGTTCGATACGGATGGGATGTGGGGGCGGATAGTTGGTGGCGAGCAGGTGGAGGCTAAGGGGGCCGATGGCTTGCGTGATAGCGGCGTTGCGGCAGGGGGAAGGAGTGTGGCTGATAGTGGGCATAAATATACGGATAGCAAGGAATCGGTTAGCCGGAGGGAGCTTAGGCCAGTGGCTTATGAGCCGCCAAGCAGGTATAATATAACTGCTATGTTGTATGGTGTTGCGGCAGGATTATTCCTGGGGCTGACGATATGGTGGTTGCAGCGTTCGGATTTGAAGGTGCGGCAGGAGCCGCCTGTGAAAGAGATAGTGAAAGCTGCACAGCTGCCGAATACTAACAGGGCTATGTTACAGGCAGGTGGAGAAACGGTAGTGTTAAGTGGTGGAGATAGTAGTTTTAATCTGGGTGGAAATGATGTGCGGCTGGATCATGGTAATATTTCTGTGGTAGCGGCGAAAGTGGTGAATTATACCTTAACAACACCGCGGGGTGCGAACTACCAGGTAAGGTTGCCGGATGGTTCCGTTGTATGGCTGAATGCGTCATCCAGTATAACCTATCCTTCTGTATTTGAAGGAAATACAAGAGAAGTGGCGGTGAGCGGGGAAGCATATTTTGATATTGCGGCCGATGCCTCCAGTGCATTTATAGTAAAGACAGGAACACAGGAAATAAAAGTGCTGGGAACAGCCTTCAATATAAATAACTATCCGGAAAATGCCGGTATCTATACAACTTTGATAAGTGGAAAGGTACAGGTAAGTGCAGCAGGGAAATCTGCCTTGCTGCTGCCAGGAGAACAGGCTGTATACGCCTCCGGAAATATACAGACAAGCGATGTGGACGCTGCAGCGTTCAGTTCCTGGAAAGATGGATGGATCAGGTTCAAAAACCAACCATTAGCTGATATTCTCGCTACCGTCAGCCGCTGGTATGATGTAGATATTCATGCTGACAAGCAGCAGATAAGCACGCAGTATTTTACTTGCTATATAGACAAGCAACAAAGTTTGGCAGAAGTGATCAATTCGCTAAACAGCAGCACCAACCAATTTTCATTTTTATTAAAGGAAGGAATCATTACAGTAACGAAAAAATAG
- a CDS encoding SusC/RagA family TonB-linked outer membrane protein codes for MKLMGIPMPYRAGRSDLLRVAVLSAALMLYKGNMAVQAQSPTVPITIVAKDKNVKSVLQEIQQKTSYEFFYSDSEVDVSRHITVNLQQRSLRDVLNAVLGKGYSWHIQGKNIYITVAVPGNEKSVTNDQQENISTGIVTTPAGEPLAGVTIREKGSSAGTVTGPDGSFHISSANHLPLEFSFIGYDKKEIKPDAAGKNMHIVLQETPRSLNQVVVTGYSNKRMGELTGAVSMVTAEDLQTSTTQSVFDNLQGKIAGMNVTVGGGNTGSNTESSIVIRGKGSMGSGATQPLVVIDGIIQDYASTSDPLNSIAPTDVASVTVLKDAASAAIYGSRAANGVLVITTKRGSAGKTKMGVNATYGANKSSLGKFRMMNGQERYDLQQQIYRNQYNDANPSATDAEVNAYVKQMVPDSVLKYNTNWNDLLLRTGQTQDYNVWISGGEQRIKYYASGDYFNEQAPMVTENYKKYNFRFNVDFQATNRLSLSTNASMTYVDQASGGFYTPFSNAFLVMPWDTPYNSDGSVKLGGMDEPGWYSGVNYNPLYGKKYDNGGVKSTIGSIDVNIRYKLTDWLTASTRNRYSFSNGERNYYVDPRDESSFYYYKGGLMMQTPLSGTNIITTEMLQLDKAFGKHHISGLVAYEYSKLANKMTNVSVSGLKPGLRSITAGNQSTLSYQNSITEVSYLSAFSELNYSYDSKYYATASFRRDGSSKFGVNNKYGNFYAFSGAWQLSKENFLRNARNLDLLKLRFSYGVSGNDLPLGAYQYLSLYSYQPTQNLYDKQTSTIQSTQGNPNLHWEMQYTTNIGIDAGFWDRVNVSLELYNKLNNGLLLRITPPATSGGNTYYDNIGRIRNKGVEVTVNTRQLKNTAVKWSTDLTFAFNSNQVLSLQPGADLIYSGQYSGTAKIIGKPMDSYYMPVYAGVDPATGASKFEVKEKDANGNYTGKVTYTDNPGNATLQLLGNSNPKYIAGLSNNLSYKQFSLNVLLNYFGGFKMLDRTRSDLDLDGSDVTSNNAAPADGQVRWQHPGQQADLPKAGEKVDAYFPTSRYVENAAFLRLKNVRLGYTLNDKVTKRLNLARLSVFVSGDNLLTVTKYTGIDPENSFGEENEGKVPFTKRFLAGLQVTF; via the coding sequence ATGAAACTAATGGGGATACCTATGCCTTATCGTGCAGGAAGGTCGGATTTACTACGCGTGGCAGTATTAAGCGCTGCCTTAATGTTGTATAAGGGAAATATGGCTGTACAGGCCCAGTCTCCTACCGTACCCATAACCATTGTGGCAAAGGATAAGAATGTAAAGTCGGTATTGCAGGAAATTCAGCAAAAAACCTCCTACGAATTTTTTTATAGTGATTCAGAAGTAGATGTTAGCCGGCATATTACCGTAAACCTGCAGCAGCGCTCATTGCGCGACGTGCTGAATGCCGTATTGGGAAAAGGATACAGCTGGCATATACAGGGGAAAAATATTTATATCACCGTAGCAGTGCCAGGGAATGAGAAGTCAGTCACCAATGACCAGCAAGAGAATATTTCAACAGGTATTGTAACCACCCCGGCAGGTGAGCCGCTCGCAGGTGTAACCATTCGCGAGAAAGGTTCATCCGCAGGGACGGTAACAGGCCCGGACGGTAGTTTTCATATCAGTAGTGCCAATCATCTGCCACTGGAGTTTTCTTTCATTGGCTATGATAAAAAAGAGATAAAGCCTGATGCTGCCGGAAAAAACATGCATATCGTATTGCAGGAAACACCACGGTCGTTGAACCAGGTGGTAGTAACAGGATATAGCAACAAACGCATGGGAGAGCTGACCGGCGCCGTATCCATGGTGACAGCAGAAGACCTGCAAACCAGTACCACACAGTCGGTATTTGATAACCTGCAAGGCAAAATTGCAGGTATGAACGTCACTGTTGGCGGTGGTAACACCGGGTCAAATACGGAATCTTCTATTGTTATCAGGGGTAAAGGTTCAATGGGCTCGGGCGCTACGCAGCCGCTGGTGGTGATAGATGGTATTATCCAGGATTATGCCAGTACGAGTGATCCGTTGAACAGCATAGCACCTACTGACGTGGCTTCTGTAACAGTGCTCAAAGATGCCGCTTCCGCTGCGATATATGGCTCCAGGGCAGCCAATGGTGTGTTGGTGATTACCACAAAGCGTGGTAGTGCCGGTAAAACAAAAATGGGGGTAAATGCTACCTATGGCGCCAACAAATCTTCACTGGGAAAGTTCCGGATGATGAACGGTCAGGAACGATATGATTTACAGCAGCAGATATACCGCAATCAATACAATGATGCCAATCCCAGTGCCACCGATGCTGAAGTAAATGCCTATGTTAAGCAAATGGTGCCGGACAGTGTACTGAAATACAATACCAACTGGAATGACCTGTTATTACGTACCGGTCAGACACAGGATTACAACGTATGGATTTCCGGCGGTGAACAACGCATTAAATATTATGCATCCGGTGATTATTTTAATGAGCAGGCACCGATGGTAACGGAAAATTATAAGAAGTATAATTTCCGCTTCAATGTGGACTTTCAGGCCACCAACAGGTTGTCGCTTTCTACCAATGCCAGCATGACCTATGTAGATCAGGCATCAGGAGGTTTTTATACTCCTTTCAGCAATGCATTCCTGGTGATGCCATGGGATACCCCTTACAACTCTGACGGGTCTGTGAAACTAGGTGGAATGGACGAACCGGGCTGGTATTCCGGTGTCAATTATAATCCGTTATACGGTAAAAAATATGACAATGGTGGCGTTAAATCAACGATAGGATCAATCGATGTAAACATCCGGTATAAACTGACAGACTGGTTAACGGCGAGTACCCGTAACCGTTACAGCTTCAGTAACGGAGAACGTAACTATTATGTGGATCCCCGTGATGAGAGCAGCTTCTATTATTATAAAGGCGGCCTGATGATGCAAACACCTTTGAGCGGTACCAATATTATTACCACAGAGATGTTGCAGTTGGATAAAGCATTTGGTAAACACCATATCAGTGGACTGGTAGCCTATGAATATAGTAAGCTGGCGAATAAAATGACCAATGTGAGTGTATCCGGATTGAAACCCGGACTGAGAAGTATTACTGCGGGTAATCAATCGACGCTCTCTTATCAGAATTCAATTACTGAAGTTTCATATCTGTCTGCCTTTTCTGAATTAAACTATAGTTACGATAGCAAATATTACGCTACAGCGAGTTTCAGAAGAGACGGGTCGTCTAAGTTTGGGGTAAATAATAAGTATGGTAATTTCTATGCGTTTAGTGGTGCATGGCAGCTGAGCAAAGAGAATTTCCTGCGTAATGCCAGGAACCTGGACCTGCTGAAGCTCCGTTTCAGTTACGGTGTATCTGGTAACGATTTGCCATTAGGTGCTTATCAGTACCTGTCGTTGTACAGTTATCAGCCGACGCAGAATCTCTATGATAAACAAACCAGCACCATACAGTCTACACAAGGAAATCCCAACCTGCACTGGGAAATGCAGTATACCACCAATATTGGTATAGATGCGGGTTTCTGGGATCGTGTAAATGTTTCCCTGGAACTGTACAATAAGCTGAATAACGGTTTGCTGCTGAGGATTACACCACCGGCTACCAGTGGCGGTAATACCTATTACGACAATATTGGCCGTATCAGGAATAAGGGTGTGGAGGTTACCGTTAACACCCGTCAGTTGAAAAATACAGCCGTGAAATGGTCTACAGACCTCACGTTTGCCTTCAACAGCAACCAGGTATTATCGTTGCAACCAGGCGCTGATCTGATCTATAGCGGTCAGTATTCGGGAACGGCGAAAATAATTGGTAAGCCTATGGATAGTTATTACATGCCGGTATATGCAGGCGTGGACCCGGCTACCGGAGCGTCTAAATTTGAAGTAAAAGAAAAAGATGCCAATGGCAACTACACAGGCAAAGTAACCTATACCGACAATCCAGGCAATGCTACCCTTCAATTGCTGGGTAACAGTAACCCCAAATATATCGCCGGCCTTTCCAATAACCTGAGTTACAAACAGTTTAGTCTGAATGTACTGCTGAACTATTTCGGAGGCTTCAAGATGCTGGACCGTACCCGTTCTGACCTTGATTTAGATGGCTCCGATGTTACCTCCAACAACGCTGCCCCGGCAGACGGGCAGGTAAGATGGCAGCATCCCGGACAGCAGGCAGACCTGCCAAAGGCAGGAGAAAAAGTAGATGCCTATTTCCCTACTTCGAGGTATGTAGAAAATGCAGCTTTCCTGCGCCTGAAAAATGTACGCCTGGGTTATACGCTGAATGACAAGGTAACGAAGCGATTAAACCTTGCCAGGCTGTCGGTATTTGTATCCGGAGATAACCTCCTTACCGTGACGAAATACACCGGCATAGACCCGGAAAATAGCTTTGGCGAAGAAAATGAAGGCAAGGTGCCTTTTACTAAAAGATTCCTGGCAGGCTTGCAGGTGACATTCTAA
- a CDS encoding RagB/SusD family nutrient uptake outer membrane protein produces the protein MAVKIFKWGIIGLAVTIGMASCKSALDLKPKTDLDANTALNGYDNLQSAVNGVYSLANDFKLMTPYLNLVELSTDNVEVLKSGNNATTASIESYSFQHTSSMMDIGCWGSIYKTIYHANMVINAVPDNAAANLLQLKGESLFLRAWLHMLLVQAFGKPYADGNGANPGVPYVVSTDASLKPARNTVKEVYTLAAVDFEKAATLMTQTKSNAYASKEACWAALADLYLNAGDKVKAASYATQVIGSGKFSLATGTGYTTYFSTDHAADKETIFTIKNNDGQGKSYYGLGYSYTQTKYAAVSAPLLGLLTETAGDTRIGFYTKLATATSGDRYFTNKFIQNGDPTVSSPAIYRLADMYLIRAEANAVANPQAALDDVNLIRKRAGIADAGLYQLGNLRGRSTVLQAVLDEERIEFAFENGRRKAALLRNGLPILRDYTGSVVPGSHINIPATDKAVIYPLPATEITVNPNLTQNPF, from the coding sequence ATGGCAGTTAAAATATTCAAATGGGGTATCATCGGGTTGGCAGTCACTATAGGAATGGCTTCCTGCAAAAGTGCGCTGGACCTGAAACCTAAAACAGACCTTGATGCCAATACCGCACTTAATGGGTATGACAACCTGCAAAGTGCTGTGAATGGCGTGTATTCGCTGGCGAATGATTTTAAATTAATGACACCTTACCTCAACCTGGTAGAACTCAGCACCGACAACGTAGAAGTGTTGAAGTCCGGCAATAACGCCACCACCGCCAGTATTGAGTCATATTCCTTTCAGCATACCTCTTCCATGATGGACATCGGCTGTTGGGGAAGTATATACAAAACCATCTACCATGCGAACATGGTGATCAACGCGGTTCCTGATAATGCAGCAGCCAACCTGTTGCAGCTGAAAGGGGAGAGCCTGTTCTTGCGTGCATGGCTGCATATGTTGCTGGTACAGGCATTCGGAAAGCCTTATGCAGATGGAAATGGCGCTAATCCGGGTGTGCCGTATGTTGTTTCCACAGATGCTTCACTGAAGCCTGCAAGAAATACCGTGAAAGAGGTATACACGTTGGCTGCTGTCGATTTTGAAAAGGCGGCTACGCTGATGACACAAACTAAATCCAATGCCTATGCCAGCAAAGAAGCCTGCTGGGCAGCACTGGCAGACCTCTACCTGAATGCCGGCGATAAAGTAAAAGCAGCCAGCTATGCCACACAGGTGATTGGCAGTGGAAAATTTTCACTTGCTACCGGTACCGGATATACGACCTATTTCAGTACCGATCATGCGGCAGATAAGGAAACTATTTTCACTATTAAAAATAACGATGGTCAGGGGAAAAGCTACTATGGACTTGGTTATAGCTATACGCAAACGAAGTATGCAGCCGTATCTGCACCATTACTGGGCCTGCTGACAGAGACAGCGGGAGATACACGTATTGGCTTCTATACAAAATTAGCTACCGCCACATCCGGCGACAGGTATTTTACCAATAAGTTTATACAGAATGGTGATCCAACCGTGAGTTCACCGGCCATATACAGACTGGCAGATATGTACCTTATTCGTGCAGAAGCCAATGCAGTCGCTAATCCACAGGCGGCACTGGACGATGTGAACCTGATCAGAAAACGTGCAGGAATAGCAGATGCGGGCTTATACCAGCTGGGTAACCTTCGTGGCCGTTCTACCGTATTGCAGGCGGTGCTGGATGAAGAAAGAATAGAGTTCGCGTTTGAAAATGGACGTAGAAAGGCGGCGTTGCTGCGTAATGGCTTGCCCATCCTTCGTGATTATACCGGCAGTGTTGTGCCAGGAAGTCATATTAATATACCGGCAACAGACAAGGCTGTCATCTATCCGCTGCCAGCCACTGAAATTACAGTCAATCCAAATTTAACCCAGAATCCATTTTAA
- a CDS encoding TlpA disulfide reductase family protein, whose translation MKKIILTFITLATMAGYGYAQQKFVLTGKLKNYQSGKLTVVVDDGNDSRKIDSFSLKNGAFTYTGELKNVGILYLRNGAKDENNAMLAVIPGTQTLTGDWNNLSMATVAGNNANDGYLQLREEKAAIGRKYKLQLDSLRTEKDHDKAGEIRLRLAPYFEENEKADYKFFKTHPQSILTAYMLRFHTASLSLDELQQYYDQLGKAMQQTGFGKELADEIFQLRHGSPGAVAADFTTADIDGKQLSLHDYKGKYVLLDFWASWCVPCRKGNPHLKELYSKYQSKGWEIIGVADDDRNNAAWKAAVAKDDLPWKHVLRGASMNYQKKDPKDISTKYGIHSLPTKILISPEGVIIGRYSSEGDELDQKLKEIYGG comes from the coding sequence ATGAAAAAGATTATTTTAACCTTCATAACACTAGCTACCATGGCTGGTTACGGGTATGCACAGCAGAAATTTGTGTTAACAGGGAAATTAAAAAATTACCAATCCGGCAAACTTACAGTGGTAGTGGACGATGGTAATGATAGCCGGAAAATAGATTCCTTTTCCTTAAAGAATGGTGCATTTACCTATACCGGCGAATTGAAGAACGTTGGTATACTGTATCTGCGTAACGGTGCTAAAGACGAAAACAATGCTATGCTGGCGGTGATACCCGGCACACAGACATTGACCGGTGACTGGAATAATCTGAGCATGGCCACTGTTGCAGGGAATAATGCCAATGATGGCTATTTACAGTTGCGTGAAGAAAAAGCAGCCATTGGCAGAAAGTATAAGCTCCAACTGGACTCATTGCGTACTGAAAAGGATCATGATAAGGCCGGCGAGATCAGGTTAAGACTGGCGCCTTACTTTGAAGAAAATGAAAAAGCAGATTACAAATTCTTCAAAACTCATCCACAGTCCATACTGACAGCGTATATGCTCCGTTTCCATACTGCGAGTCTCTCACTGGATGAATTACAACAATATTATGATCAGCTGGGAAAAGCAATGCAGCAAACAGGTTTTGGAAAGGAATTGGCGGATGAAATTTTTCAGCTGCGTCATGGCTCTCCGGGCGCAGTAGCGGCAGATTTTACCACTGCTGATATCGATGGGAAACAGCTTTCATTACACGATTACAAAGGGAAGTATGTGCTGCTCGATTTCTGGGCAAGCTGGTGTGTGCCTTGCCGCAAAGGGAACCCACACCTGAAAGAACTGTATTCCAAATATCAATCAAAGGGCTGGGAAATAATTGGTGTAGCAGACGATGATAGAAATAATGCGGCCTGGAAAGCAGCAGTGGCAAAGGATGATCTGCCTTGGAAACATGTTTTGCGCGGCGCCTCCATGAACTATCAAAAGAAAGATCCTAAAGATATCTCTACAAAATATGGTATTCATTCACTACCTACAAAAATTCTAATTAGCCCGGAAGGTGTTATAATAGGGCGTTACAGCAGTGAAGGTGATGAACTGGATCAAAAATTGAAAGAGATCTACGGTGGATAA
- a CDS encoding RNA polymerase sigma factor, with the protein MGIDIGCLPDEKMLITQLKTGEEAAFREIYERYWEKQYDMAYYKLGTRSAAEEITQEVFVTLWLQRADLDPERPVAAWLYGVARNLILKTYRKQHIHQRYLQQTTFTDITNNTTEQLALNELNAMVNQQIGQLPDKCREVFTLSRVNGLNTQQIADTLNISPKTVNNHLVKAMKIMRGNLKDYIMIMVIISIRP; encoded by the coding sequence ATGGGAATCGATATAGGATGCCTTCCTGACGAAAAGATGCTGATAACACAGCTGAAAACAGGAGAGGAAGCAGCATTTCGGGAAATTTATGAAAGATACTGGGAGAAGCAGTATGATATGGCCTATTACAAGTTAGGAACACGATCTGCCGCGGAAGAGATTACCCAGGAAGTATTTGTTACACTATGGTTACAGCGTGCTGATTTAGACCCGGAAAGACCGGTAGCTGCGTGGCTGTATGGTGTGGCCAGGAACCTTATTCTCAAAACTTACCGCAAACAGCATATCCATCAACGTTATCTGCAGCAAACCACCTTTACGGATATTACCAATAATACCACAGAACAGCTGGCCCTCAATGAATTGAATGCTATGGTAAACCAGCAGATCGGGCAGTTGCCTGATAAGTGCAGGGAAGTGTTTACCCTCAGCCGCGTTAATGGCCTCAATACGCAACAAATAGCAGACACCCTGAACATCTCCCCTAAAACGGTTAACAATCACCTGGTAAAAGCCATGAAGATCATGAGAGGTAACCTGAAAGATTATATCATGATTATGGTCATTATTTCCATCCGGCCGTAA
- a CDS encoding FecR family protein — protein MQEDNIINRIENYLAGKSSPEEKDQLEKWFEELHTPPATEMQEDKPVTGQRIYAAVTERAGITTVVRKLYPSGNTWWKLAAAVMSAAIVTAGGLLYKSRLPVKPQIVKLLDVRTRKGQLTKIILTDSSVVWLNANSHFRYPEQFGATRTVYLEGEAYFDIHQDPGHPFTIESNGYRTQVLGTTFNIRAFPAPHIYSVTVASGKVMVCRARDSASLAVLTANQEFRFNGNDSTEQVRNVHAAAVMSWKNGGLTFEKNQLSEVLVSLENRYEKKLVLASPKKATIEISGTFDRTQSLEDVLRILSKVYGLRIKPQGDGSIRII, from the coding sequence ATGCAGGAAGATAATATCATTAATCGCATAGAAAACTATTTAGCCGGAAAATCATCACCGGAAGAAAAAGACCAGCTCGAAAAATGGTTTGAAGAATTGCATACCCCTCCTGCAACTGAAATGCAGGAAGACAAACCAGTTACAGGACAACGTATATACGCTGCTGTGACAGAACGTGCCGGTATCACAACTGTTGTGAGAAAGCTCTATCCATCAGGGAATACCTGGTGGAAGCTGGCGGCGGCTGTTATGTCGGCTGCCATTGTAACCGCAGGCGGGTTGCTGTATAAGAGCAGGCTTCCCGTTAAACCACAGATTGTTAAGTTATTAGATGTTCGTACCCGAAAAGGACAGCTCACCAAAATTATATTGACAGATAGTTCTGTTGTATGGCTGAACGCGAATAGTCATTTCCGTTATCCGGAGCAGTTCGGTGCCACGCGTACCGTGTACCTGGAAGGGGAGGCTTATTTCGATATTCATCAGGACCCCGGCCATCCGTTTACGATTGAAAGCAATGGGTATCGTACCCAGGTATTGGGTACCACCTTTAATATCAGGGCTTTTCCTGCACCACATATTTACAGCGTTACAGTAGCCAGTGGAAAAGTGATGGTTTGCAGGGCCAGAGACAGTGCCAGTCTTGCTGTGCTTACTGCCAACCAGGAGTTCAGGTTTAACGGCAACGATAGTACGGAGCAGGTGCGTAATGTGCATGCTGCAGCGGTGATGTCCTGGAAAAATGGTGGACTCACCTTCGAAAAAAACCAACTGAGTGAGGTATTGGTATCCCTGGAAAACCGCTATGAAAAGAAGCTGGTATTAGCATCCCCGAAAAAAGCCACTATAGAGATCTCCGGCACCTTTGACCGCACGCAGTCGCTGGAGGATGTACTTCGTATTCTTTCCAAAGTTTATGGCCTTCGTATCAAGCCGCAGGGGGATGGCTCCATTCGCATTATCTGA